A single window of Corvus hawaiiensis isolate bCorHaw1 chromosome 22, bCorHaw1.pri.cur, whole genome shotgun sequence DNA harbors:
- the KIAA2013 gene encoding uncharacterized protein KIAA2013 homolog: MWLQQRLKGLPGLLSSSWARRLLLLLVLLLVAYWYLGAPRARGAGRGAEPRGPAALCVQAAAGAWRAQTQRGDALPLPEEAAGAGGPPGLALAGNGFLLLDVSAGRLWVRPAAASGGPALATEYPALVRLRALGGRGEARAALAALRDGAVRRVRCVQTGPGASAGDCVTVREEVVAHRSRPHLYLQRIRISNPTERVAAFEASAPAAASALGGRFATSLEKVEERQFLLSSGRLLLAGSPKMVLVVVAAKKLVSRVQVAPKSHFDETVLSVVYTSEPIEVSRLEETFSKLREAAKKEMLEVMQMGVEDLFQEHQQTWSDLFISGIEMRKITDAHTPSSETVNMTLYYVLSTVPAPLLDPLIGGEDREKIEASLNYADHCFSGHATMHAENLWPPKLTSVTQILQLSDLWKLTLQKRGCKGLVTAGVHGLMQGMVLSFGGLQFTENHLQFQADPDVLHNSYSLRGIHYNKDLINLAVLLDAEGKPFLHVSVKFQDKPVRLYACEAGCMNEPVELTSEARGHTFPVMVTQPITPLLYISTDLVHLQDLRHTLHLKAILAHEEHMAKQYPGLPFLFWFSVASLITLFHLFLFKLIYNEYCGPGAKPLFRSKV, translated from the exons aTGTGGCTGCAGCAGCGACTGAaggggctgccggggctgctGTCCAGCAGCTGGGCGCGgcgcctgctgctgctgctggtgctgctgctcgtTGCCTACTGGTACCTGGGCGCGccgcgggcgcggggcgcggggcgcggggccgagCCCCGGGGACCCGCTGCCCTCTGCGTTCAGGCCGCCGCGGGCGCCTGGCGGGCGCAGACCCAGCGCGGCGatgcgctgccgctgcctgaggaggcggccggggccggcgggCCCCCGGGGCTGGCGCTGGCGGGCAACGGGTTCCTGCTGCTGGACGTGTCCGCCGGGCGGCTCTGGGTGCGGCCCGCGGCGGCCAGCGGGGGCCCGGCACTCGCCACCGAGTACCCGGCGCTGGTGCGGCTGAGGGCGCTGGGCGGGCGCGGCGAGGCgcgggcggcgctggcggcgcTGCGGGACGGGGCCGTGCGAAGGGTGCGGTGCGTCCAGACGGGGCCCGGGGCCAGCGCCGGGGACTGCGTGACGGTGCGGGAGGAGGTGGTGGCTCATCGGAGCCGGCCGCATCTCTACCTGCAACGCATCCGCATCTCCAACCCCACAGAGCGGGTGGCCGCCTTCGAGGcctcggcccccgccgccgcgtCCGCCCTGGGCGGGCGCTTCGCCACCAGCCTGGAGAAGGTAGAGGAGCGGCAGTTCCTGCTCTCCTCCGGCCGCCTGCTGCTGGCCGGCAGCCCCAAGatggtgctggtggtggtggctgCCAAGAAACTCGTGAGCCGGGTGCAGGTTGCGCCCAAGTCACACTTTGACGAAACCGTGCTGTCCGTGGTGTACACCTCGGAGCCCATCGAGGTCTCCAGGCTGGAGGAGACCTTCAGCAAGCTGAGGGAAGCAGCCAAGAAAGAGATGCTGGAGGTGATGCAGATGGGGGTGGAAGATCTTTTCCAGGAGCACCAGCAGACCTGGTCTGACTTGTTCATTTCAG GGATTGAAATGAGAAAGATCACAGATGCACATACCCCATCCAGTGAGACTGTCAACATGACCCTCTACTACGTGCTGTCAACTGTGCCAGCCCCCCTGCTAGACCCGCTCATCGGTGGTGAGGACAGGGAGAAGATTGAAGCCAGCCTGAACTATGCTGACCACTGCTTCAGTGGCCATGCGACCATGCACGCCGAGAACCTGTGGCCACCAAAGCTGACCAGTGTCACCCAGATCCTGCAGCTCTCAGACCTGTGGAAGCTAACTCTCCAGAAACGGGGATGCAAGGGTCTTGTGACAGCTGGAGTCCATGGACTCATGCAGGGAATGGTGCTTAGTTTTGGGGGTCTGCAGTTCACAGAAAACCACCTTCAGTTTCAGGCTGACCCTGACGTACTTCATAACAGCTATTCCTTACGTGGGATCCATTACAATAAGGACTTGATCAATTTAGCTGTTCTCCTGGATGCTGAAGGAAAGCCCTTCTTGCATGTGTCTGTGAAATTCCAGGACAAGCCTGTCAGACTGTATGCGTGCGAGGCAGGCTGTATGAATGAGCCTGTGGAGCTGACCTCAGAGGCACGAGGTCACACCTTCCCTGTCATGGTGACTCAACCCATCACACCACTGCTTTATATATCAACAGATTTGGTCCACTTGCAGGACCTGAGACACACACTTCACCTAAAAGCTATTCTggctcatgaggaacacatggCCAAGCAATACCCAGGCTTACCCTtcctgttctggttcagtgtgGCCTCCTTAATTACTTTGTTTCACTTGTTTCTGTTCAAACTCATCTACAATGAATATTGTGGGCCGGGAGCCAAGCCACTCTTCAGGAGTAAGGTATAA